A section of the Microbulbifer pacificus genome encodes:
- the purU gene encoding formyltetrahydrofolate deformylase, translating to MEKKILLTDCPDDKGLIAKITNICYKHQLNITKNDEFVDRAQGRFFMRTALEGNFNDATLLEDLDMALPAGAERRLVASGRKRVVLMVTKEAHCLGDILMKCYSGALDVEIAAVVGNHNNLQSLVEKFEIPFHWLPAEGLAREQHEEQVMALVDSYQPDYLILAKYMRVLTPQFVAHYSKRIINIHHSFLPAFIGAKPYLQAFERGVKIIGATAHFVTDDLDEGPIIEQDVIKVDHGYSADDMAAAGRDVEKQVLSRALQLVLEERVFIHGNRTVVFK from the coding sequence ATGGAAAAGAAGATACTGCTGACGGACTGCCCGGACGACAAAGGGCTGATCGCGAAAATCACCAACATCTGCTACAAGCACCAGCTCAACATCACCAAGAACGACGAGTTCGTCGACCGCGCCCAGGGCCGTTTTTTCATGCGCACCGCGCTGGAAGGCAACTTCAACGATGCCACGCTACTGGAAGACCTGGATATGGCACTGCCGGCAGGTGCCGAGCGCCGGCTGGTGGCGAGCGGGCGCAAACGTGTGGTGTTGATGGTGACCAAGGAGGCCCACTGCCTGGGCGATATCCTGATGAAGTGCTACTCCGGCGCACTGGACGTGGAGATTGCCGCGGTGGTCGGCAACCACAATAACCTGCAGTCGCTGGTGGAGAAGTTCGAGATCCCGTTCCACTGGCTGCCCGCCGAGGGCTTGGCGCGCGAACAGCACGAGGAGCAGGTGATGGCGCTGGTGGACAGTTACCAGCCGGATTACCTGATCCTCGCCAAGTACATGCGTGTGCTCACCCCGCAATTCGTGGCCCATTACAGCAAGCGCATCATCAACATCCACCACTCCTTCCTGCCGGCATTTATCGGTGCCAAACCCTATCTACAGGCATTCGAGCGAGGTGTGAAAATCATCGGTGCTACTGCACACTTCGTTACCGATGATCTCGACGAAGGGCCGATCATCGAACAGGATGTGATCAAGGTGGACCACGGCTACTCCGCCGACGATATGGCCGCGGCAGGGCGCGATGTGGAAAAGCAGGTGCTGAGCCGCGCACTGCAGCTGGTGCTGGAAGAACGCGTGTTTATTCACGGTAACCGCACCGTGGTATTTAAATAG
- the pepQ gene encoding Xaa-Pro dipeptidase — MDKLLFSKHLATLRKRYDEILEQCGFETLNVFSGAPSVQFLDDNYYPFRVNPQFKALVPVTDNPNCWVVYRRGQKPKLLFYRPVDFWHYVPPAPQTFWSDEYDIELLAKPDEAKVFLSGENAAFIGETAKLEGWDIGQRNPQHLIDRLHWARAYKTPYEMECLREANRIAVRAHKAAEDAFRAGASEFEINIAYMKAAGQGEGRLPYGNIVGLNEHGAILHYTHLGTEPLPESERRSFLIDAGADCNGYAADITRSYAYREGEFADLVSAMHVKEQELVAGLKPGASYIELHRECHHKIGQLLQQFGVIKTSPESAVESGLTSTFMPHGLGHFLGLQVHDVGGHQTAPEGGKTPPPSEYPFLRTTRTIEENQVFTIEPGLYFIDSLLADLKESQLADEVNWDKVEKLRPFGGVRIEDNLIVHADRVENMTRDCY; from the coding sequence ATGGACAAGCTACTCTTCAGTAAACACCTGGCCACCCTGCGCAAGCGCTACGATGAGATCCTCGAACAGTGCGGTTTCGAGACCCTCAACGTGTTCAGCGGCGCGCCCTCGGTGCAGTTTCTGGACGACAACTACTACCCCTTCCGGGTAAACCCGCAGTTCAAAGCCCTGGTCCCGGTCACCGACAACCCCAACTGCTGGGTGGTCTACCGCCGTGGGCAGAAGCCCAAGCTGCTGTTCTACCGCCCGGTGGACTTCTGGCACTACGTACCGCCGGCACCGCAGACCTTCTGGAGCGACGAGTACGACATCGAGCTGCTGGCCAAGCCGGACGAAGCCAAGGTGTTCCTGTCCGGTGAAAACGCCGCGTTTATCGGCGAGACCGCGAAACTCGAAGGCTGGGACATCGGCCAGCGCAACCCGCAGCACCTGATCGACCGCCTGCACTGGGCGCGCGCCTACAAGACCCCCTACGAAATGGAATGCCTGCGTGAAGCCAACCGCATTGCGGTGCGCGCACACAAGGCCGCGGAAGATGCGTTCCGCGCGGGCGCCAGCGAATTCGAGATCAACATCGCCTACATGAAGGCCGCCGGCCAGGGTGAAGGTCGCCTGCCCTACGGCAATATCGTAGGCCTGAACGAGCACGGCGCGATCCTGCACTACACCCATCTCGGCACCGAACCTCTGCCCGAGAGCGAGCGCCGCAGCTTCCTGATCGACGCCGGTGCCGATTGCAACGGCTACGCCGCCGACATCACCCGCAGCTACGCCTACCGCGAAGGCGAGTTTGCGGATCTGGTTAGCGCGATGCACGTGAAAGAACAGGAACTGGTGGCCGGCCTGAAACCGGGTGCGTCCTACATCGAACTGCACCGCGAGTGCCACCACAAGATCGGCCAGTTACTGCAGCAGTTCGGCGTGATCAAGACCTCCCCGGAAAGCGCGGTGGAGTCCGGCCTCACCAGTACCTTTATGCCCCACGGCCTCGGTCACTTCCTCGGCCTGCAGGTGCACGATGTGGGCGGTCACCAGACCGCACCGGAAGGCGGCAAGACCCCGCCCCCCAGCGAATACCCGTTCCTGCGCACCACGCGCACCATCGAGGAAAACCAGGTATTCACCATAGAGCCCGGCCTTTACTTTATCGACAGCCTGCTGGCCGATCTCAAGGAGTCCCAGTTGGCAGACGAAGTGAACTGGGACAAGGTGGAAAAACTGCGACCCTTCGGTGGCGTGCGTATCGAGGACAACCTTATCGTGCACGCAGATCGCGTGGAGAATATGACGCGGGATTGTTATTAA
- the metE gene encoding 5-methyltetrahydropteroyltriglutamate--homocysteine S-methyltransferase translates to MAQTHILGYPRIGARRELKRAQEAYWKGEIDQQALLAVGSQVRSKNWQAQQAAGLALTTVGDFAWYDQVLNHSLMFGAIPERFAEGSADNKLDQYFRLARGRAPSGEPVAASAMTKWFDTNYHYLVPEFTADQQFGLDPEWLLAEVLEAQSLGHNVKPVIIGPLTYLWLGRGVDNSLELLPRLLPRYVELLKQLASAAAQWVQIDEPILGLDLPDNWREAFAPTYATLAKASGSKLLLATYFSPLRENLELAFALPVDGVHIDAVRAPEEVAPALAALNKNQVLSVGVINGRNVWRTDLARWQQELLHIAESLGDRLWLSVSCSLLHTPVDLETETALVEEDKQKLAYSRQKLDELHTLQQALKPGAQTLPVVEKTQSRTEAEVREELASTWRAQKYPERAEVQRARWQLPLLPTTTIGSFPQTDVLREVRHQFRAQEISQQDYDAHLRAEIAEAIRRQEILGLDVLVHGEAERNDMVEYFGEQLDGFIHTGNGWVQSYGSRCVKPPIIAGDISRPTAMTVQWSEYAQSLSKKPVKGMLTGPVTILNWSFPREDIPRALSCLQIAKALRQEVQDLEAAGIGIIQIDEPALREGVPLRESGRKDYFDWAVGCFRYTCSQVQPETQIHTHMCYSNFNAIMDAIVALDADVITIESARSDLRLLQVFAGEGGSYPNEIGPGIYDIHSPNVPERKELVSRLYQLLEVIPQEKLWINPDCGLKTRSWAEVGSALLNMVEATRTVRAELT, encoded by the coding sequence ATGGCACAGACACACATCCTCGGCTATCCGCGCATTGGCGCGCGCCGCGAACTGAAACGGGCACAGGAAGCCTACTGGAAAGGGGAAATCGACCAACAGGCACTGCTGGCCGTGGGCTCGCAGGTACGCAGTAAAAACTGGCAGGCCCAGCAGGCCGCCGGCCTGGCACTCACCACCGTTGGCGACTTCGCCTGGTACGACCAGGTCCTCAATCACTCGCTCATGTTTGGCGCGATTCCCGAGCGCTTCGCAGAAGGCAGTGCCGACAACAAGCTGGACCAGTACTTCCGCCTCGCCCGCGGCCGCGCTCCCTCCGGCGAGCCGGTGGCTGCCAGCGCCATGACCAAATGGTTTGATACCAACTATCACTACCTGGTGCCGGAATTCACCGCGGACCAGCAGTTTGGGCTGGACCCGGAGTGGCTACTGGCGGAAGTGCTGGAGGCACAGAGCCTGGGCCACAACGTAAAACCGGTCATCATTGGCCCGCTCACATACCTATGGCTTGGTCGAGGTGTGGATAACTCTCTGGAGCTGCTGCCCCGCCTGTTGCCCCGCTATGTGGAACTGCTGAAACAGCTCGCCAGTGCCGCCGCACAGTGGGTGCAGATCGACGAGCCGATCCTAGGCCTGGATTTGCCGGATAACTGGCGCGAAGCATTCGCTCCGACTTATGCGACCCTCGCCAAAGCCAGCGGCAGCAAGCTGTTGCTCGCGACCTATTTCTCACCGCTGCGTGAAAATCTGGAGCTCGCATTCGCGCTGCCGGTCGACGGTGTGCACATCGATGCGGTGCGCGCACCGGAAGAGGTGGCCCCAGCACTGGCTGCGCTCAATAAAAACCAGGTGCTGTCGGTGGGCGTAATCAACGGCCGCAATGTATGGCGCACGGATCTCGCACGCTGGCAGCAGGAGCTGTTGCATATTGCAGAATCTCTCGGTGATCGCCTGTGGCTATCCGTCAGCTGCTCGCTGCTGCACACCCCGGTGGATCTGGAAACCGAAACCGCGCTTGTTGAGGAAGACAAACAGAAACTCGCCTACAGCCGCCAGAAACTCGACGAACTGCATACTTTGCAGCAGGCACTGAAACCCGGCGCGCAAACACTGCCGGTAGTTGAGAAAACACAGAGCCGCACAGAAGCAGAAGTCCGTGAGGAACTCGCCAGTACTTGGCGTGCGCAGAAGTATCCCGAGCGTGCGGAAGTTCAACGTGCCCGCTGGCAGCTACCGCTACTGCCCACCACCACCATAGGATCGTTCCCGCAGACAGATGTACTGCGCGAAGTGCGCCACCAGTTCCGTGCTCAGGAAATTTCCCAGCAGGACTACGATGCACATTTACGCGCGGAAATTGCCGAGGCAATCCGCCGCCAGGAAATTCTCGGTCTCGACGTGCTAGTACACGGCGAAGCCGAACGCAATGACATGGTGGAATATTTTGGTGAGCAGCTGGATGGATTTATCCACACCGGCAACGGCTGGGTGCAGAGCTACGGCTCCCGCTGTGTAAAACCGCCGATTATCGCCGGCGACATTTCCCGCCCGACAGCCATGACAGTACAGTGGAGCGAATACGCCCAGAGCCTCAGTAAAAAGCCGGTAAAAGGCATGCTCACTGGTCCGGTAACCATCCTCAACTGGTCCTTCCCTCGCGAGGATATTCCCCGCGCGCTGAGCTGCCTGCAGATTGCCAAAGCGCTGCGTCAGGAAGTACAGGACCTGGAAGCCGCAGGAATCGGCATCATCCAGATCGACGAACCGGCATTGCGGGAAGGCGTACCGCTGCGGGAATCCGGGCGCAAGGATTATTTCGACTGGGCCGTGGGTTGCTTCCGCTATACCTGCAGCCAGGTACAACCGGAAACCCAGATCCACACCCACATGTGCTACTCCAACTTCAATGCGATCATGGATGCGATCGTGGCGCTGGACGCGGACGTCATCACCATCGAATCTGCCCGCTCCGACCTGCGCTTGTTACAGGTGTTTGCAGGCGAAGGCGGCAGCTACCCGAACGAAATCGGCCCCGGCATCTACGACATTCACTCGCCGAATGTGCCCGAGCGCAAGGAGCTGGTGAGTCGCTTGTATCAGCTACTGGAAGTGATTCCACAGGAAAAACTGTGGATAAACCCGGACTGTGGACTGAAGACACGCAGTTGGGCAGAAGTGGGTTCAGCGCTGCTGAACATGGTGGAAGCTACGCGCACCGTGCGCGCAGAATTGACCTGA